From Oncorhynchus tshawytscha isolate Ot180627B linkage group LG27, Otsh_v2.0, whole genome shotgun sequence, a single genomic window includes:
- the LOC112234091 gene encoding LOW QUALITY PROTEIN: uncharacterized protein LOC112234091 (The sequence of the model RefSeq protein was modified relative to this genomic sequence to represent the inferred CDS: deleted 2 bases in 1 codon), which produces MQRYLVLCMALLAQVSADDCPGGEVCEEGNTCCKGPSDGYECCPMYQAECCEDHIHCCPEGTLCVVNESMCVNGTVSLPWVERVSAKQSIYPKSFRMISAYAGDEDDNICPDKSHCPEEFSCLKATTGYGCCPVAHAVPCSDGKHCCPEGHQCSTDCSSCIKQTEPVVAVMCSDRESECPVGTTCCETPDGSWGCCPMSKAVCCEDKIHCCPEGSTCDIKQSKCISTTNKEMPMWAKFSARKRAEWENQNEFAQVTTPIPVTTTSANRSPASLWEGTSPPFIRTGDVPCDESTACLDGTTCCKTQEGGWACCPLPQAVCCSDFIHCCPHGKKCNQAAQTCDDPSGSPSEPWLKKVPAVPLEGKLPGDVTCDPTHVCPDNTTCCKTASGGWACCPLPEAVCCEDHEHCCPHGTTCDLAGLTCDGPSGSEPIVGKVPALTTLASDHEEAATDQQGVQVDDMELPTEDDKDVPCDETTACLDGTTCCKTQEGGWACCPLPQAVCCSDFVHCCPHGKKCNLAAQTCDDPSGPSEPWLKKVPAVPLEGKLPGDVTCDPTHVCPDNTTCCKTASGGWACCPLPEAVCCEDHEHCCPHGTTCDLAGLTCDGPSGSEPIVGKVPALTTLASDHEEAATDQQGVQVDDMELPTEDDKDVPCDETTACLDGTTCCKTQEGGWACCPLPQAVCCSDFVHCCPHGKKCNLAAQTCDDPSGSPSEPWLKKVPAVPLEGKLPGDVTCDPTHVCPDNTTCCKTASGGWACCPLPEAVCCEDHEHCCPHGSTCDLATLTCDGPSGPEPMVVKVPALTTQAPDHEEAPADHQGVQMDDMELPTEDDDSDEDEELHRTQCDAHTSCPKAATCCFMKSTQKWGCCPLPQAVCCADGEHCCPKDYICDMSKTSCSKGGVVIPWYNKLAAEPDDSALTAPLSVKCDTQNRCPEGSSCCQLSTGQWGCCPLRKAVCCADEEHCCPQGYSCNMGSGTCQKLMFLQFQTVPLTRVSAPEPPTPQEKEIHCGGPFVCNNEETCCKVSATTWACCPVPNAVCCSDMKHCCTTGYTCGEGGSCTQSTGFKWDHWQVFFSNKKRALRV; this is translated from the exons atgCAGAGGTATCTGGTGCTTTGTATGGCCCTGCTGGCCCAGGTCTCTGCTGATGACTGCCcaggtggagaggtgtgtgaggAGGGCAACACCTGCTGCAAGGGCCCCTCCGATGGCTATGAATGTTGCCCAATGTATCAG GCTGAGTGCTGTGAGGATCATATCCACTGCTGCCCTGAGGGAACACTCTGCGTTGTGAATGAGTCCATGTGTGTGAATGGAACTGTCTCCCTACCATGGGTGGAGAGAGTCTCTGCTAAACAGTCCATATATCCTAAA TCTTTCAGAATGATCAGTGCATATGCCGGGGATGAGGATGATAACATCTGCCCTGACAAGTCCCACTGCCCTGAAGAGTTCTCCTGTCTGAAGGCCACTACAGGCTATGGTTGCTGTCCTGTTGCTCAT GCTGTGCCTTGCTCTGATGGGAAACATTGCTGTCCTGAAGGCCACCAGTGCAGCACAGACTGCAGCTCCTGCATCAAACAGACAG AGCCTGTTGTTGCAGTGATGTGCAGTGACAGAGAATCTGAGTGCCCAGTGGGAACCACATGCTGTGAGACTCCAGATGGGAGTTGGGGGTGCTGCCCCATGTCCAAG GCCGTGTGCTGTGAGGATAAGATTCACTGTTGTCCTGAGGGCAGCACCTGTGACATCAAGCAATCCAAGTGTATTTCCACTACCAACAAGGAAATGCCCATGTGGGCTAAGTTCAGTGCCCGCAAGAGGGCAGAGTGGGAAAACCAGAATG AATTTGCCCAAGTGACGACACCTATTCCAGTCACTACCACCTCAGCCAATAGGAGTCCTGCTTCTCTTTGGGAGGGTACTTCTCCACCCTTCATTAGGACAGGAG ACGTTCCCTGTGATGAGTCAACGGCCTGTTTGGATGGAACCACATGTTGTAAAACACAGGAAGGAGGATGGGCATGCTGTCCTCTGCCACAG GCAGTTTGCTGCAGTGACTTCATCCACTGCTGCCCACATGGTAAGAAGTGCAACCAGGCTGCCCAGACGTGTGACGACCCCTCAGGCTCCCCCTCTGAGCCCTGGCTGAAGAAGGTTCCTGCCGTGCCTCTGGAGGGTAAATTGCCAGGAGATGTTACCTGTGACCCCACCCATGTGTGTCCCGACAACACCACCTGCTGCAAGACAGCGTCAGGAGGCTGGGCCTGCTGCCCCTTGCctgag gcTGTTTGCTGTGAGGACCATGAGCACTGCTGTCCCCATGGCACGACCTGTGACCTGGCTGGCCTCACCTGTGATGGTCCTTCAGGGTCGGAGCCCATAGTGGGGAAGGTGCCAGCTCTCACAACCCTGGCATCTGATCATGAAGAGGCAGCCACAGACCAGCAAGGGGTGCAGGTGGATGACATGGAGCTGCCTACAGAGGATGACAAAG ACGTTCCCTGTGATGAGACAACGGCCTGTTTGGATGGAACCACATGTTGTAAAACACAGGAAGGAGGATGGGCATGCTGTCCTCTGCCACAG GCAGTTTGCTGCAGTGACTTCGTCCACTGCTGCCCACATGGTAAGAAGtgcaacctggctgcccagacgTGTGACGACCCCTCAGGC CCCTCTGAACCCTGGCTGAAGAAGGTTCCTGCCGTGCCTCTGGAGGGTAAATTGCCAGGAGATGTTACCTGTGACCCCACCCATGTGTGTCCCGACAACACCACCTGCTGCAAGACAGCGTCAGGAGGCTGGGCCTGCTGCCCCTTGCctgag gcTGTTTGCTGTGAGGACCATGAGCACTGCTGTCCCCATGGCACGACCTGTGACCTGGCTGGCCTCACCTGTGATGGTCCTTCAGGGTCGGAGCCCATAGTGGGGAAGGTGCCAGCTCTCACAACCCTGGCATCTGATCATGAAGAGGCAGCCACAGACCAGCAAGGGGTGCAGGTGGATGACATGGAGCTGCCTACAGAGGATGACAAAG ACGTTCCCTGTGATGAGACAACGGCCTGTTTGGATGGAACCACATGTTGTAAAACACAGGAAGGAGGATGGGCATGCTGTCCTCTGCCACAG GCAGTTTGCTGCAGTGACTTCGTCCACTGCTGCCCACATGGTAAGAAGtgcaacctggctgcccagacgTGTGACGACCCCTCAGGCTCCCCCTCTGAACCCTGGCTGAAGAAGGTTCCTGCCGTGCCTCTGGAGGGTAAATTGCCAGGAGATGTTACCTGTGACCCCACCCATGTGTGTCCCGACAACACCACCTGCTGCAAGACAGCGTCAGGAGGCTGGGCCTGCTGCCCCTTGCctgag GCTGTTTGCTGTGAGGACCATGAGCACTGTTGCCCCCATGGCAGCACCTGTGACCTGGCTACCCTCACCTGTGATGGTCCCTCAGGGCCAGAGCCCATGGTGGTGAAGGTGCCCGCCCTCACAACCCAGGCACCTGATCATGAGGAGGCACCCGCAGACCACCAGGGGGTGCAGATGGACGACATGGAGCTGCCTACAGAGGATGATGACAGTGACGAAGACGAGGAGTTGCACAGGACACAGTGTGACGCCCACACCAGCTGCCCAAAGGCCGCCACCTGCTGCTTTATGAAGTCCACCCAGAAATGGGGCTGCTGCCCACTGCCACAG GCAGTGTGCTGTGCTGATGGAGAGCACTGCTGTCCCAAAGACTACATATGTGATATGAGCAAGACTTCCTGCTCTAAGGGTGGCGTGGTGATCCCATGGTACAACAAGCTGGCAGCTGAGCCAGATGACAGTGCCCTCACTGCCCCCCTCTCTGTGAAGTGTGACACCCAGAACAGATGCCCTGAAGGCTCCAGCTGCTGCCAACTTTCCACAGGACAGTGGGGCTGCTGCCCCCTGCGCAAG GCTGTGTGCTGTGCAGATGAGGAGCACTGCTGTCCACAGGGCTACAGCTGTAACATGGGCTCAGGGACTTGCCAAAAGCTCATGTTTCTTCAGTTCCAGACGGTACCCCTAACTCGGGTGTCTGCGCCTGAGCCCCCGACCCCACAGGAGAAGGAAATCCACTGTGGGGGGCCGTTTGTCTGCAATAATGAGGAGACATGCTGCAAGGTCTCCGCCACTACATGGGCCTGCTGTCCCGTTCCAAAT GCGGTGTGCTGCAGTGACATGAAGCACTGCTGCACTACAGGCTACACCTGTGGTGAGGGAGGGTCCTGCACCCAGTCCACTGGCTTCAAATGGGACCACTGGCAGGTGTTCTTCTCCAACAAGAAGAGAGCCCTGCGTGTGTGA